Within the Acidimicrobiales bacterium genome, the region GGGCCCGAGATCGCCGACGAGGCCGGGGGCGGCGGACAGGGGCACGGAGGGGGCGCTGGCGGTGGGCGGCCCGGCGAGCCCGGGCTCGACCGGGCCGGCCAGGCGCCGCCTGCCGGCCACGCGCCGCCGTCGGTCCCGGCAGGCGGGCCGGGAACGGCGGGCGCGCCCACCGGGGCGCCCGGGGTGGAGGCACCGGCGGCCGACGTGGCCGTGCCGCCCTCGACCGGCGCCGTGCCGGCGCCCGCCACGCCTACCGCGCCTCCGGTGACGCTGCCGCCCGCCACCGACACGCTCACCGATGGGCTCTCCGGCGGCGGGCGGCCGCTTCCCGGACCGGGCGTCTCGACGGTCCCGACGACCATTCCCGACGTGGGAGGTCTGCGCCCCTAGACGCAGACCGTCACCACCAGCAGCACCGACAGGCCGGTCGCGGTGGGGGACCGGCCCCAGGGGGCGGCAACGGCGGAGGGGCAGCGCCATCGGCGGAGGCGCTGCCCCGCCGTCCCCGAGCTCGTCAGGGACCGCCGCAGAACAACTTGGACGGCCGAAGGCCGACGAGGGAGGCAGCACAACGGTGAACGCGTCGCGGCCGTGCACGTTGTTCTAAGGCGGGGCCTCAGCCGGTGTTGCGGAGGCCGGCGGCGATGCCGTTGATGGTCAGCAGCAGGGCCCGGCGCAGCATGGGGTCGGGGTCGCCCTCACCCTGCCGCCACCGCGACAGCAGGTTCACCTGGAGGTGGCTGATCGGGTCGAGGTAGAGGTCGCGGACCTCGAACGTCCGCTTCAGCGACGGCTGGCGCTCCAGCAGGCTGGACTGCCCGGTCACGGCCAGCACCTCCTCCACCGTCCGGTCGAACTCCCCGGCGATGGCGTCGAACAGGTGGTGCAGCGACGGGTCCACCAGGCGCTCGACGTAGCGCCGGGCGATCCGCAGGTCGACCTTCGACAGCACCATCTCCACGTTGGACACGAACGTGCGGAAGAAGTGCCACCCCTCGTACATGTCCGACAGGGTCGGGCCGCCGCCCCGGGCGCGGGCGGAGGCCAGCCCCGAGCCGACCCCGAACCACCCCGGGACGATCTGGCGGGACTGGGTCCAGGCGAAGACCCACGGGATGGCCCGCAGCGACTCGAGGCCGCCGCCCGCCCCCACCCGGCGGGCGGGCCGGGAGCCGATGTTCAGCTCGCTCAGCTCCTCGACGGGCGTCGACGCCGAGAAGTACGACGGGAAGCCGGGGGTGTCGAGCAGCACCCGGTAGGCGTCGCCCGCCGCCGCCGAGACGACGTCCATGGTGGCGTCCCAGCGGTCGAGCAGGGCGAAGTCCAGGCGCGAGGTGCGGTGCAGGACGGTGGCCTCGACGACGGCCGACAGCGCCAGCTCCAGGTTGTGACGGGCGAGGCTGGGCAGCAGGTACTTGTCGGAGATGACCTCGCCCTGCTCGGTGAGCTTCATCGGCCCCTGGAGGACGCCGAAGGGCTGCGCCAGCACCGCTTCGTGGGTCGGGCCGCCGCCCCGGCCGACGGTGCCGCCCCGGCCGTGGAACAGCCGCAGCACGACGCCGTGACGGGCAGCCACGTCCCGCAGCGCCCGCTGCGCCTTGTGGATCTCCCACTGCGAGGTGGCGATCCCCGCCTCCTTGTTGGAGTCGGAGTAGCCGAGCATCACCTCCTGGGAGTCGCCCCGCATGGCCACCAGGGACCGGTACACCGGGTCGGACAGGACGTCGTCGAGCAGCCGCCCGGCCGACCGGAGCTCGTCCACCGTCTCCAGCAGGGGGACGAAACCGATGCGGGCGACGCTGCCGTGGACGTCGACCAGCCCCGCCTCCCGGGCCAGGACGACGGCGGCGAGAACGTCGTCGGGCCCACGCGTCATCGACACGATGTAGCTGTCGATGGCGTCGGCGCCGAAGCGGTCGAGGACCCGGCGGATGGTGACGAACAGCCGGAGGACCTCGCCCGGCTCGCCCTCCAGCCCGTAGGCGCGGCCGAGCAGGGGCCGGCGGCTCTGCAGCTCCCCGGCCAGGAACCGGAACCGCTCGTCCCGCCCGAGGGAGCGGTACGGGCGCCCCAGCTCGCCCAGGCGGTCGACCGCCTCGGCCAGGGCCAGGTGGTGGCGCTCGGCGTGCTCGCGGATGTCGAGCGTCGCCATGCGGAACCCGACGGTGCTCACCAGGCGGACGAGACGGGCCACCGAGCCGTCGGCCACCAGCTCGCCGCGGTGGGCGGCCAGCGACCGGCGCATGAGCTGGAGGTCGGCCGCGAACTCGCCGGCGTCCCGGTACTCGCCCGGGCGGGGGGCCACGCGGCCGCTGGCCAGGCGCTCCCTGGTTGCGGCCAGCCGGCGCCGCATGAACGAGGCCTTCAACCGGTACGGCTCCTCGGCGTTGAGCCGGCCGTACTGGCGGACGACCTCGGGGAGGACCTCCGACTCGGCGGCGATGCTCGCCCGCAGCTCGTCGGAGACGCCCACGATGCGGCTGGAGGAGCTCAGGTCGGTGATCAGCTCGTCCATGGCCGACAGCAGGAGCCGCATCGCCTGGTCGTGCTGCTGGGCGAGCACGGCGACGGTGACCTCGGGGGTGACGTTGGGGTTGCCGTCCCGGTCGCCCCCCACCCAGGTGCCGAACCGCACGGGGGTGGCCTCGGCCGGCAGGTCGGCACCGAGGGCGGCCAGCTGCACGGTGAAGCGCTCGACCAGGTCGGGGACGACGTGGCGGGCCAGGTCGTCCAGGTAGTACGAGACCGTTCCCGCCTCCTCGACCGGCGTGGGACGCTCGCGGCGGAGCTCGTCGGTCTGCCACAGCAGCTCCACGATCTCCGCCAGCCGCCGGTCGATGGCGGCGTGCTCGTCGGCGCCGGACCGGCTGCGCAGCTCCAACAGCTCCCCCACCCGGCGCAGCTTGGTGAGGACCGACCGCCGGGCGACCTCGGTGGGGTGGGCCGTGAACACCGGGCGCAGCTCGATGCGGACCAGGTGCTCGCGCAGGCAGCTGACCGCCTCGGGGTCCGCGGCCACCCGGTCCGCCATCAGGCCCACGGCGCTGCCGTGGAGGGCGCGGGCGCGGTCGAAGGCGGCGGCCCGGTCCACCTGCTCGGCCGTGTTGGCCAGGTGGAAGTACGACGAGAACGCCCGCGCCAGGCGGATGGCGGTCACCTCGTCGACGGCGGACAGGAGGGTGGCCAGCTCGTCGGCGCCGTCGTCCTCGCGGCCGCGTCGGCTGAGCTCCCGGACCTGCTCCACCAGGTCCAGGAGGTCGGGCCCCACCTGGCGCACCAGCGTCTCGCCCAGCAGCGAGATGAGCAGCCGGATGTCGGCCCGCAGGGCGCGGTCGGTCTCGGTCGCCACGGCCACGCCCGGCAGTCAAGCAGCCCCCCGCCGGCGCCGCGGCCGGGCGCCGGCCCGGCGCGCGAGGGGCGCGAGCAGAGGCCGGGCCACCGGGCCCGGCCTCTCTGCGCCCCCGCCCCCGTCGGCGCCCCCCGATGTGTGTGGCCCGGAAGATAGAGGGCGTGGCGGCAAAGGCAATGGGCCAAATGACCGTGATCGCCGGAACTGGGGTACAATGTGGACATCCCGCCCCCCGGGAGCCAAGGAGCCCCTGTTCCAGGGGCTCTTTGCGCGTTCGGGGAGGGGGTGACTTCCCCGGCCTCGGCGCCTACGCTCCCGCCCATGGCGAACGGCCTGGCGACCGCGGGCGCCGGCACCCTCGACGCCGACCTGGAGCGCCACCGGCGGGAGCTGACGGCGTACTGCTACCGCATGCTCGGCTCGGGGTTCGAGGCCGAGGACGCCGTGCAGGAGACCCTGGTGCGCGCCTGGCGGCGCATCGACGGCTTCGAGGGCCGCTCGGCCCTGCGGTCGTGGCTCTACCGGATCGCCACCAACGTCTGCCTCGACATGCGGCGCGGTCCCCAGCGCCGGGCCCGGCCCATGGACCTGGGCCCGTCGTCGACCACCGAGTCGGTGGTGCGCGGCGGCCTGCCCCCGGGGCTGCCGGAGAGCGCCTGGGTGCAGCCCGTCCCCGACGCCCGGGTCATGCCCGACGGCGACCCCGCCGAGGTGGCCGCCACGCGCGACACCGTGCGCCTGGCCTTCGTCGCCGCCCTCCAGCACCTGCCCGCCCGCCAGCGGGCCGTGCTCATCCTCCGGGAGGTCCTCGGGTGGCACGCAGCCGAGGTCGCCGAGCTGCTGGGCACCACGGTCGTCTCCGTGAACAGCGCCCTCCAGCGGGCGCGGGCGACGCTGGCGTCGGTCGACCCCGCGGCCACGGCCACCGCTCCGACCGACGGTTGGGACCGCGAGCTCCTCGACCGCTACG harbors:
- a CDS encoding sigma-70 family RNA polymerase sigma factor — its product is MANGLATAGAGTLDADLERHRRELTAYCYRMLGSGFEAEDAVQETLVRAWRRIDGFEGRSALRSWLYRIATNVCLDMRRGPQRRARPMDLGPSSTTESVVRGGLPPGLPESAWVQPVPDARVMPDGDPAEVAATRDTVRLAFVAALQHLPARQRAVLILREVLGWHAAEVAELLGTTVVSVNSALQRARATLASVDPAATATAPTDGWDRELLDRYVDAFQRYDVDALVSLVAEDAAFCMPPYELWLQGPVEVANWLTGPGIGCKGSRLAATAANGCPAFGSYRPAGPGVHLPFALQVLEISGGRIVGWHNFLYPELFPAFGLPARLES
- the ppc gene encoding phosphoenolpyruvate carboxylase, with the translated sequence MAVATETDRALRADIRLLISLLGETLVRQVGPDLLDLVEQVRELSRRGREDDGADELATLLSAVDEVTAIRLARAFSSYFHLANTAEQVDRAAAFDRARALHGSAVGLMADRVAADPEAVSCLREHLVRIELRPVFTAHPTEVARRSVLTKLRRVGELLELRSRSGADEHAAIDRRLAEIVELLWQTDELRRERPTPVEEAGTVSYYLDDLARHVVPDLVERFTVQLAALGADLPAEATPVRFGTWVGGDRDGNPNVTPEVTVAVLAQQHDQAMRLLLSAMDELITDLSSSSRIVGVSDELRASIAAESEVLPEVVRQYGRLNAEEPYRLKASFMRRRLAATRERLASGRVAPRPGEYRDAGEFAADLQLMRRSLAAHRGELVADGSVARLVRLVSTVGFRMATLDIREHAERHHLALAEAVDRLGELGRPYRSLGRDERFRFLAGELQSRRPLLGRAYGLEGEPGEVLRLFVTIRRVLDRFGADAIDSYIVSMTRGPDDVLAAVVLAREAGLVDVHGSVARIGFVPLLETVDELRSAGRLLDDVLSDPVYRSLVAMRGDSQEVMLGYSDSNKEAGIATSQWEIHKAQRALRDVAARHGVVLRLFHGRGGTVGRGGGPTHEAVLAQPFGVLQGPMKLTEQGEVISDKYLLPSLARHNLELALSAVVEATVLHRTSRLDFALLDRWDATMDVVSAAAGDAYRVLLDTPGFPSYFSASTPVEELSELNIGSRPARRVGAGGGLESLRAIPWVFAWTQSRQIVPGWFGVGSGLASARARGGGPTLSDMYEGWHFFRTFVSNVEMVLSKVDLRIARRYVERLVDPSLHHLFDAIAGEFDRTVEEVLAVTGQSSLLERQPSLKRTFEVRDLYLDPISHLQVNLLSRWRQGEGDPDPMLRRALLLTINGIAAGLRNTG